A DNA window from Hoplias malabaricus isolate fHopMal1 chromosome 5, fHopMal1.hap1, whole genome shotgun sequence contains the following coding sequences:
- the ncoa6 gene encoding nuclear receptor coactivator 6 isoform X4 has protein sequence MAQQPNLSELSRCSRSPEDSLSAEHDSGLEDADDACSNHGNSSPAQSPNPQGEENATIFVAFKGNLDDADFQEKLDNILNGMPPMLSLGPERLAPQRVEPWNSVRVTFNIPREAAERLRLLAQNNQQQLRDLGILSVQIEGEGPINVAVGPSRGQEVRVNGPIAAPGQMRMDVGFPMPQGPGGMRMNNPPMVPSGPGMAPQGMVQGGNVQMHPRMPRPPNQTDALDPMSALALQQQQQLQHPQAPHGPPNAMGPQGHHMPGMQTNRQLNPAALQQIQQQQQQQQHQQQQAQLTQLGTPRGPFNPAAWNQLPSGVPQPPPAQGPMPPNWRKGPPQSPMGQRPPSLASVQTPNHPPPPYPYGSQQAFNAMAQQQLQQQQQPPPGGPNQFATPQPKVPQGVAGVVGPRAPPPLPPVSASQSSLAAKSPGSSSSPFQQGSPGTPPMMGQAQGQLGPRPTTPQGFPQGVGSPGRAVLGQQGSVQPGFIGMPQHGQVPQGGMAGMPKRMPVGFPNVPVSQTFAQGQIAAGGAGTPTGSSPQLQSAQSMAHPGAQPQVSAPNHMQPTSLQTGGAAHHSGMTSQTPATSGSTMGQPQAGLQTQIMGIQSQLQSQPIASSQGQLVQGQAAGQTVLSRPMTQGQRNMTPPKQMMPPQGQGMMQNQGQLSGGQGHQALLLQQQQQQSQQQPQQHQQQQQQQQQQQSSQQQQQNAMMEQMVANQMQGNKQAFGPKAQLGVMQGQMMRGPAPNLQGNMVPFQQQQQMAQLQQQQQQQLQQQQLQQQQQQQQQLQLQHQQPQQQQLQQQQLQQQHQQMAQQSQQIPMNGNPNQALGMHGPHMRLTGHHLVQQQLQQQQLQQKQQQQQHVMQQLQQQQQQQQQQQQQQQQQQQQQQQQQQAGQQQQHQLGDGSGSTGDINQQQMLPEMQIQQQQQGMMGGPQHMQVGNGHFPAHGMPFNPQFAGQMQMGGPCGQAGGFQVSKDVTLTSPLLVNLLQSDISASQFGPGAKQGAGGVGANQAKPKKKKPPRKKKPKAGEGQQSVEGLGGLDPQGMEEVELPGLGSDQGVSMDASNSKLPEFANRPGFSGQSGDQRVLQQMPIQFMAQQQQQMQQMQQQQLQQQQMHQQQQQMHQQQQQQQQQQQQQQQQMQQQQQMQQQQMHMQGMQIPASQAGTPQGQQQGPHQIHPHQMQLQQQPPQHLQQQQQQAQQQPQPQPQPQPSQQQQQQHMMMMLKMQQEQAKNRLPLQQGGHQQRSLVNPNDPAQRMPVSQQGNMPVMINLQGHGGVPPSPDKARVMQPMVNPQLANAARRMPHPDVGQGNSGVPQEEISGAPNMQDRASVEMTPQGGNGNQQNVGGQGPNTHLLKSVPSTMPQQPGASPQPQPQQVTQMASSHNLHFPNAPSTSQSSRPKTPNRASPRPYHHPLTPTNRPPSTEPSEINLSPERLNASIAGLFPPKINIPLPPRQLNQNRGFDQQGLNPTTLKAIGQAPPNLTSLTNNNNASTGSNNVPQGFTAGGSTTNTSGKQEKQHGGGQNKRASPSNSRRSSPASNRKTATPSPGRQKGTKNSLQSPLHQQQMTGSQTAMPSPTVLPSPTTPMPSVGSLDSQQSQNPSQVHPGNSDSLRDFQVQAPQPEQRQPVQAPRDPSAHRMTSPRMPSHEMKSLDSSNLLEKPSEDMQQPQNLPQQETGSVITPNFREAPTSLNQLLDNSNPQSLSMKPPKTTPPASGDLVQKESPRPSVDQESQRNPCTPQVTDSGPPLPVGEPEQKPKAASLPSPNLLPSSNVSFQSTCAVSSMSPSPALFSGTTTNAGSQTIPSSSPNPNAKPVASMPQTVLQRPTSSGPTHTNQITVFVTSNPISSAASTASAVPPGIVSTVLAVPSKNIRPPDVRQSAPTQNRPPQFITAPVFINPIFQVPASSVSTSTNVVSQSVTMVGSIQVPANIQLAPASVTTAVSAPASASIATHSPAISIATSQPGRTMIGQIQVQVPTSQPSPVSTVLPPQQPSPGTPKQESASDSSASKSSPAGHQSLQPSSSPRTSPSFQQPLASPPACSSPSTTSVARRSPISPSTAVARGSPLQPVVSKASISPSGDNHQSIAQTGKAIDTAPPQVSPRVVSTEMPACSQPSSTLVSAAPLAPQPLPSISAVSPSVHAPASTMISSSTPMPNPAATSSPTVETMANPVITTPSSTAMALSSFTPPTSVQGTSVLPPVASVVSTPPIPAVEQQPATVTETSLPDAAQTGEPAADGSTLTAQPEVAQEEQRLGDQPGEAAPSVAEQGDTRASAEKAKGPSRRSSRTEKDTEEEMSDNGQRKRAARPGSASSNTGKATESSTGASPTQTKRRKSK, from the exons ATGGCACAGCAGCCGAACTTGTCTGAGCTCTCCAGGTGTTCACGATCTCCTGAGGACTCTTTATCCGCCGAGCACGACTCCGGGTTGGAGGACGCAGATGACGCCTGCAGTAATCATGGCAATAGCAGCCCAGCTCAGTCCCCAAATCCACAGGGAGAGGAAAACGCCACCATCTTCGTAGCTTTCAAGGGTAACCTGGACGACGCTGACTTCCAGGAGAAGCTCGACAACATCTTGAACGGGATGCCCCCGATGCTTTCACTTG GTCCTGAGAGACTCGCACCTCAGCGCGTGGAGCCGTGGAACAGCGTGAGAGTCACATTCAACATCCCGCGGGAGGCAGCGGAACGGCTCCGGCTCCTCGCTCAAAACAACCAGCAGCAGCTCCGGGACCTGGGCATCCTCTCGGTGCAGATAGAAG GTGAAGGACCCATTAATGTTGCGGTTGGGCCGAGCAGAGGTCAGGAAGTTCGAGTGAATGGCCCCATTGCAGCACCAGGACAGATGAGAATGGACGTTGGTTTTCCCATGCCACAAGGCCCTG GCGGAATGAGAATGAACAACCCCCCAATGGTGCCATCTGGACCTGGCATGGCTCCACAGGGTATGGTGCAAGGTGGAAATGTACAGATGCACCCAAGAATGCCAAGGCCACCTAATCAGACTG ATGCATTGGATCCCATGTCAGCTTTAGCTTtgcaacaacagcaacaacttCAGCATCCACAGGCACCCCATGGCCCACCAAACGCAATGGGTCCACAAGGTCATCATATGCCGGGCATGCAAACAAACAGGCAGCTCAATCCTGCAGCCTTGCAGCAAATTCAgcaacagcaacagcagcagcagcaccaaCAGCAACAGGCTCAGCTGACACAACTGGGCACACCTCGAGGGCCATTCAACCCTGCTGCCTGGAATCAGTTGCCCTCTGGGGTTCCCCAACCACCGCCTGCTCAAGGCCCCATGCCTCCAAACTGGAGAAAGGGTCCTCCACAGTCTCCAATGGGGCAGCGTCCTCCTTCGCTGGCGTCTGTGCAAACACCAAACCATCCACCACCTCCTTATCCTTATGGCAGCCAGCAGGCTTTCAATGCCATGGCTCAGCAGCagttgcagcagcagcagcagccgcCGCCAGGGGGGCCGAACCAGTTTGCAACCCCTCAGCCCAAAGTTCCACAGGGAGTGGCAGGAGTGGTTGGACCTAGGGCGCCTCCTCCCCTGCCGCCTGTGTCTGCATCACAAAGCAGTCTTGCTGCCAAATCTCCTGGGTCTTCATCTTCACCGTTCCAGCAGGGGTCACCTGGTACACCCCCTATGATGGGTCAAGCCCAAGGACAGCTAGGTCCGCGTCCCACAACGCCGCAGGGGTTCCCGCAGGGTGTGGGATCTCCTGGCAGGGCCGTGCTGGGCCAGCAGGGAAGTGTTCAGCCAGGATTTATTGGTATGCCACAGCACGGGCAAGTTCCCCAAGGTGGGATGGCAG GGATGCCCAAAAGAATGCCAGTGGGGTTCCCAAATGTTCCTGTAAGTCAGACCTTTGCACAAGGACAGATTGCAGCTGGTGGAGCTGGAACACCAACAGGCAGCTCACCTCAGCTCCAGAGTGCTCAGAGCATGGCACATCCAG gTGCACAACCTCAAGTGTCAGCGCCTAACCACATGCAGCCGACTTCCCTTCAAACTGGTGGAGCTGCCCATCATAGTGGAATGACCTCTCAGACTCCTGCCACCTCAGGTAGCACTATGGGGCAGCCTCAGGCTGGACTGCAGACTCAAATAATGGGCATTCAGTCTCAACTGCAGTCTCAGCCTATAGCGTCCTCTCAGGGACAGTTGGTGCAAGGCCAGGCAGCGGGTCAGACTGTCTTGTCCCGGCCCATGACCCAGGGACAAAGAAACATGACCCCTCCTAAACAAATGATGCCTCCCCAGGGGCAAGGGATGATGCAGAACCAGGGCCAGCTTAGTGGAGGACAGGGGCACCAGGCATTACTGctgcaacaacagcaacaacaatcacaacaacaaccacaacagcatcaacaacaacaacaacaacagcagcagcagcagtcatcgcagcagcaacagcaaaaCGCAATGATGGAACAGATGGTAGCCAATCAAATGCAAGGAAACAAGCAGGCATTTGGGCCCAAAGCCCAGCTAGGCGTCATGCAAGGTCAGATGATGCGAGGTCCAGCACCTAATTTGCAAGGGAACATGGTGCCGtttcagcaacagcagcagatgGCACAgttacaacagcagcagcagcagcaattACAGCAACAGCAGTtacagcaacagcagcaacaacagcagcaattACAACTGCAACACCAACagccacaacaacaacagttaCAGCAGCAACAGCTACAACAGCAGCATCAGCAAATGGCGCAACAGTCCCAACAGATCCCAATGAACGGTAATCCCAACCAAGCTTTAGGCATGCACGGCCCTCACATGCGGCTAACAGGGCATCATCTGGTGCAACAGCAGCTTCAGCAACAACAGCTTCAgcagaaacagcagcagcagcaacatgtgatgcagcagttacagcaacaacaacaacaacaacaacaacaacagcagcagcaacaacagcagcagcagcaacaacaacaacaacagcaggcTGGCCAACAACAGCAACATCAACTGGGAGATGGCAGTGGAAGCACAGGTGACATAAACCAACAGCAGATGCTTCCAGAGATGCAAAtccaacagcagcagcaaggCATGATGGGAGGACCTCAACACATGCAAGTAGGCAACGGCCATTTTCCTGCTCATGGCATGCCTTTTAATCCTCAGTTTGCTGGCCAGATGCAAATGGGTGGACCCTGTGGACAAGCAGGTGGATTTCAAGTCAGTAAGGATGTGACTCTGACTAGCCCATTATTAGTTAACCTTCTCCAAAGTGATATTTCTGCCAGCCAGTTTGGACCAGGGGCAAAACAAGGGGCAGGTGGTGTTGGTGCTAACCAGGCCAAACCGAAAAAGAAGAAACCGCCACGTAAGAAGAAGCCTAAGGCAGGAGAAGGACAGCAGTCTGTTGAAGGCCTTGG TGGCCTTGATCCACAAGGAATGGAAGAAGTAGAGTTACCAGGGCTAGGTAGTGATCAAGGAGTCAGCATGGATGCTTCCAATTCAAAACTGCCTGAATTTGCTAACCGGCCAG GCTTTTCTGGCCAGTCAGGCGATCAAAGGGTATTGCAGCAAATGCCAATTCAGTTCATGGcccaacaacaacagcagatgCAGCAAATGCAGCAGCAACAGTTACAGCAGCAACAAATGcatcaacagcagcagcaaatgcatcaacaacagcaacagcagcagcagcaacaacaacaacaacaacaacaaatgcaaCAGCAGCAACAAATGCAACAGCAACAGATGCATATGCAGGGTATGCAGATTCCCGCAAGTCAGGCTGGAACACCACAAGGTCAACAACAAGGGCCACATCAGATTCATCCACATCAAATGCAGCTCCAGCAACAGCCACCCCAGCacctacaacaacaacagcagcaggcGCAGCAGCAGCCACAACCACAACCACAACCACAGCCgtcacaacagcagcagcagcagcacatgaTGATGATGCTTAAAATGCAACAGGAACAAGCAAAGAATCGACTTCCACTTCAACAAGGTGGCCACCAACAAAGAAGTCTTGTCAATCCTAATGATCCTGCGCAAAGAATGCCTGTGTCACAACAAGGCAATATGCCGGTGATGATTAATCTGCAAGGCCATGGAGGTGTTCCACCCTCACCAGATAAAGCCAGAGTGATGCAGCCTATGGTAAACCCCCAGTTGGCTAATGCAGCCAGAAGGATGCCACATCCAGATGTGGGACAGGGCAACTCAGGAGTGCCACAAGAGGAAATATCAGGAGCTCCAAACATGCAGGACAGAGCATCTGTGGAAATGACACCTCAAGGAGGGAATGGCAATCAGCAAAATGTTGGCGGCCAAGGTCCTAATACGCACTTGTTGAAGTCTGTGCCTTCAACAATGCCTCAGCAACCAGGAGCAAGTCCCCAGCCACAGCCTCAACAAGTAACACAAATGGCCAGCTCACATAATCTTCACTTTCCAAATGCTCCTTCAACTTCCCAGAGTTCCCGACCTAAAACCCCAAACCGTGCCAGTCCTAGACCCTATCACCATCCGCTAACTCCAACAAACCGTCCGCCAAGCACTGAGCCTTCCGAGATAAATCTCTCTCCTGAGAGACTGAATGCTTCAATTGCTGGCCTTTTCCCCCCCAAGATTAACATCCCTCTGCCACCCCGACAGCTTAATCAAAATCGTGGTTTTGATCAGCAGGGTCTAAATCCAACAACTCTGAAAGCTATTGGACAGGCTCCACCAAACCTGACATCCCTTacgaataataataatgcttcTACCGGCAGTAATAATGTACCACAGGGTTTTACGGCAGGTGGTAGTACGACAAACACAAGTGGAAAGCAAGAAAAACAGCATGGTGGGGGACAGAATAAACGGGCTAGTCCCAGTAATAGTCGACGATCTAGTCCTGCCTCAAATAGGAAGACTGCCACTCCAAGCCCTGGAAGGCAGAAGGGCACTAAGAATTCTTTGCAATCTCCACTACATCAGCAACAAATGACAGGTTCTCAGACTGCAATGCCCAGTCCTACTGTGCTCCCAAGTCCTACTACACCTATGCCGTCAGTAGGGAGTCTGGATTCCCAACAGAGTCAAAATCCTTCACAAGTTCATCCTGGTAATTCTGATTCATTGAGGGATTTCCAGGTGCAGGCACCACAACCAGAGCAACGTCAGCCAGTCCAAGCACCAAGAGATCCGTCTGCGCATAGAATGACGAGTCCACGGATGCCATCTCATGAGATGAAAAGTCTAGACTCAAGTAACTTACTTGAGAAACCATCCGAGGACATGCAACAGCCTCAGAACTTACCGCAACAAGAGACTGGCTCTGTAATTACACCAAACTTCAGAGAAGCTCCAACATCTCTGAATCAACTATTAGACAATTCAAACCCACAATCATTATCCATGAAACCACCCAAGACTACACCTCCAGCAAGTGGAGATCTTGTGCAAAAAGAGAGCCCTCGACCATCAGTAGATCAAGAGAGCCAGCGTAACCCTTGTACCCCACAGGTCACTGATAGTGGACCACCTTTGCCAGTAGGTGAACCTGAGCAAAAACCTAAGGCTGCTTCACTGCCAAGCCCAAATTTGTTGCCAAGTAGCAATGTAAGCTTTCAGTCGACTTGTGCTGTTTCAAGTATGAGCCCAAGTCCAGCTTTGTTTTCTGGCACCACTACAAATGCCGGCTCTCAGACCATCCCTTCTTCAAGTCCAAATCCCAACGCTAAACCTGTTGCAAGTATGCCACAAACAGTCTTGCAAAGGCCCACCTCATCTGGGCCTACTCACACAAATCAGATAACAGTCTTTGTGACTTCAAATCCCATTAGTTCTGCTGCCAGCACTGCTTCTGCAGTACCCCCAGGCATTGTCTCTACAGTCCTTGCAGTCCCTAGTAAGAATATAAGACCCCCAGATGTACGTCAGTCAGCTCCCACTCAGAACCGCCCTCCCCAGTTTATTACAGCACCTGTGTTCATCAATCCCATATTTCAAGTTCCAGCTTCCTCTGTATCAACAAGCACAAATGTGGTGTCTCAGTCTGTCACTATGGTCGGGTCTATACAAGTGCCTGCAAATATTCAGCTTGCTCCTGCTTCGGTTACAACTGCAGTATCTGCTCCAGCATCTGCCTCTATAGCAACACATTCCCCAGCTATAAGCATAGCCACTAGTCAGCCAGGTCGTACCATGATTGGACAGATTCAAGTGCAAGTGCCCACAAGTCAGCCCTCCCCTGTAAGTACAGTGCTCCCTCCTCAGCAGCCAAGCCCTGGAACTCCCAAGCAGGAGAGCGCCTCTGATTCTTCTGCTTCAAAATCAAGTCCAGCTGGACATCAGTCTCTCCAGCCTAGTTCATCTCCTCGCACCTCCCCATCATTTCAGCAACCTTTGGCTTCTCCACCTGCCTGTTCTAGCCCGAGCACTACCTCTGTTGCCCGCAGAAGTCCCATCTCGCCATCAACTGCTGTTGCCAGGGGCAGTCCACTCCAGCCTGTCGTGAGCAAGGCTTCCATCTCCCCAAGTGGCGACAATCATCAGAGTATAGCCCAGACAGGAAAAGCCATAGACACTGCACCACCTCAGGTGTCTCCTCGTGTGGTCAGCACTGAGATGCCTGCCTGCTCACAGCCTTCTTCCACACTAGTCTCAGCTGCACCACTAGCACCACAGCCTTTACCATCAATCTCTGCAGTGTCTCCTTCTGTACATGCACCAGCTTCTACAATGATTTCCTCTAGTACCCCTATGCCTAATCCTGCAGCCACCTCTAGTCCTACTGTTGAAACTATGGCCAATCCTGTTATCACTACCCCGTCGTCCACTGCCATGGCTTTATCATCATTTACTCCCCCTACATCTGTCCAAGGAACCTCTGTCCTTCCCCCTGTTGCTTCCGTAGTGTCAACACCACCAATCCCCGCTGTAGAACAGCAGCCTGCTACTGTAACAGAGACGAGTTTACCTGATGCTGCACAAACTGGAGAACCTGCTGCAGATGGTTCAACTCTCACAG CTCAGCCTGAAGTTGCACAGGAAGAACAGCGTTTGGGTGACCAACCTG GCGAGGCAGCTCCCTCTGTGGCAGAACAGGG GGACACGAGGGCCTCTGCTGAAAAGGCAAAAGGCCCGAGCCGGCGGAGCTCTAGAACGGAGAAAGACACTGAGGAGGAAATGTCTGACAACGGCCAGAGAAAGAGGGCAGCGAGGCCAGGGTCAGCGTCCTCCAACACAGGGAAAGCTACAG AATCAAGCACTGGAGCCAGTCCCACCCAGACGAAGAGAAGGAAGTCAAAGTGA